From Branchiostoma lanceolatum isolate klBraLanc5 chromosome 16, klBraLanc5.hap2, whole genome shotgun sequence:
CAGCTGCCACAGAATTGGACCAAAGCCTACTAAATCAAACTTTACGGTCAATTAGAACAACCATTCGCACTAATAAAAATGTTACTCAATCTTCTATTACTGCTTTTActtctgtacacacctgtactcATTACAAGACTATCCTGCCACTAAACAGACTGTGAACTTGAACTCATTACGAGACAATCCTCTGCCACCGAGCAGATTGTGCATTTgtactaacttctgccactaagCACACTGTGCACTTGTACTCATTAGCAGACTATCCTGCCACTGAGCAGACTGCATTTGTACTTTCTGACTAATAGTGTGTCACAATCACTTGTGATATTTATTCCTATtcacatacatatactgtacagatacaaatacacatattcgagtatgatgaccctctcagttcctacacctgaatGAGGAGGGTTGATATTGCTATAGCAGGCTTTTTATGTATTTCTGTTATTATGTGTACCGCATAACTCGACAACCTGTAAACGGATCTTATCAATATTTGGCAGTTCAGTAGCATATGTGGAAATGAAAACCAATgcagtgaaggtgaacatcaaatTAAGGCCCAATTAACAtagataatgaagaaaattcatttcgttccattgcACAATACGACTTTACGACATGTAAGACCAGTCACCTAATTCATAAACCAATGAGGTTAATTTCCACGTAgatgaaacgccagctttttgcaaagctcttgttttttatatctgggacggggggggggctcattcggcccccccgtcataacttctcaacggtatgatgtatcattaccaaatttgtagggagtgatgctCATGTAAaattttataattcctagaattttggtgacgttatgacgtaatatgacgtaattatgacgtcattgatgtgattttattggctaaatagggaattcccgtaatatctaaaggtaatAAACataatagtatgtattgttgattttaaggtatacagAGACACATTACGTAAATGgtgactacgttgacgtcaaaatgacttcattaaatgacgtcacgtgttgttagggACCCcatgggatccgccatcttggatcggccattttgaaattttcaaaaatactttttttctacttaggccacagcaagtaaattttatggatgacatcctccgcagactccaaaattaatgagatagggcgaaaaaaaaacaaggcgggccaaaaaaaacaagattcctatatcttcaaattttgagatcacaattcttgttaaacaagaattgaggcgacgaaatatgatatcatgaccaacaggtcttttagtcctgtattcaacctaTGTTTTAGTCCTGCATTCattaatatatgatataaaacctccttcattcaatagtaaacatgtccttgtagatgtgtatatatctcaatagactaactacaacaaatgcagaaaagatcttgttgtaccatcatctgaagcaactacactgggtattcatatgcgatgaaacaccttgtgtatacagctcaatttactagaccccccccccccccccccattatttatataatgtccttgctagaacaaatgcagaaaacagcttgttatcataccatcatgggcaggaactacactgggtattcaaatgcaatgaaacaccttagactgtcaatgtttacgacatatttgccattttttggcatgttggccaccatcggagggcaatgaaatttcttgttttttatttcgaaatcaggcgaaaattaatgagcgcgctgatgtcatccataaaaattacttgctgtggccttatgacccaaaaaaacactaaaaatagactagaaacgttaatctaaatgtttctggtaaagaaaatgccacgtagtgacaATTTGAAGGCGAAAAAACCTTTTGATTCCTAAAATattgtaatggtccgccatcttggattttgaccgattacgtcatcaaattagcatgaattataaatattaaatcatgaaagttacattgaaTTAcctatgatgctatacatgtcggaaaactagtgtggttgagcaagaaagcctaagaaatatcattgttttaaaaagtatgtGATTtgtgcataaaatgcctttcaaaACCTGAaatatgataaacttatacttttatcataatattgttgccaacgtTCAAATCACCTTGTCAAAGTCGTTTCAAAGTGTAActgtatctatatttgcaacttggaaatgcccccctcgcagttgaattcaaatgtttggtagttgtatgtctagaaatatgacttgtagctgtggtgtctacatggtattctaaaagccagttatatagactggaCCTCTGCAGAACTTGTAAGGTAGAACTACACAtgaactgccagccaatgtctttACTTATACCGGTATTACCAAACGGAGCATGGTAAGCGAGTGTTGTTATTTATATTCTTGGTTACATAAAGCTAACTCCTTCACGGTATAGCCATACATTGATTCCTTATCTGACTACATTTCAAAAGCTTATTGAGAGAGTAACTTGTGTTGGCGTTGACAAtcttagccaggcctccaccgatgtgaacaccacgttagtcagtagcagactgaccctggtagtttacgttagtgaatttattgggtgattttatagtacaatcTTGGTCTTTAAAGAATCCATCGCAAACCTGGATCCATCATAAGCTTAAATGTGAGGCGCTGGTCTTAAAATGTTTAGGTGGTTTATTTGGCAGAGACTACTGACATGATGTATTTCTCCTGCTTCCTGTATTGGCAATATTAAACGGATGGTCCTTTGATAGGGATTGTGCAAGAAAATCATAATTCTGTCAACATCCTGTCAATGTCATTTTAATTAGGAATTTCAAGTTCTGTTGATAGGGAGCCTTTGTTTAATGAGTTACACGTTAGATTCCCTTCGTTTCCTCGTTGTATTCTTTGTTTACCATTTGCATGTGTGGTGATAATTGAACATGAGTTGGCCATGTTATAATCTTAACATACACATGCTTCATGATATAGTTGCACATTGCACAGCATCGATCTGGATATTTTCACCCTATAGGCCTAAACAACACCAATGCAATTCTGAGCGCTTGCAAGCTGGCCTTACACCGACGATTCAAGGAATGTAAATTTGGTCAACTTTTCTTCAGTTTCATTAGAAACGGTTCCATGATGAAGCTGGACTTTAGTTGAATATGTACGTGACAGTCCCGATAGGTTACGTGTAACTATCCGGGAATTTACGGGGCACGTTCTCTTCACACACGTTCGGCTGGTCCTAGCAGATAGCTGCTGGTGATCGTTCTTGGAGAACGTCTGCTTGATGCAATCCCGGAAACTGTCGCCCACGATAGCGTAGACGAATGGATTCATGGCGGAGTTGGCATAGCTCAGACAAATCCCAACAAACTAGAAAAAAGATTCAGAAAAGGAAAGTTATTATTTTCTAAATTTTAACTTGGAAAAAGCAATGAACAACAAGCACTTAGATCTTTAGAAATCCTGTCATCCTTGACTGGGTTATTTTGGTTAAAGGTTCGGGCTAAATCAGCGCGAAGGatgacgggagaaaccgtctCGCGCTAATGACGAGAGCATTTCCGGAAGCGAAACACGCACCGCGGCGGGTCTTCAACTGAAATTTCGTTGCCTATTGCCCATGATggaacttgtttttttgtaaatCGAGTCCAATTTGCATGATGAAATATTATTAGAAATTTTACGTGACCTGGCTAAACTATATACGGAAAGTAAAGTGAGAGTAATATTCGGTCGGTAATGATTTGGATAACCAAGAAAACATGCAACGTTCTATCATAATGTAGAGGTatttttgtgtagtttttttttcgtAGCTTGTTGTCCGTGATCGAACGTGATTTGCACTATAAAATATAGTGAGAAATTTTACCATAGCTGTACGTGACCTGGCCAAACTATACACTGAAAATAAAGTGAGAGTAACAATATCGGTCAAAAATATTTCGGATTACCAAGAAAACATGCAACGTACTATTAAAAGATAACGGAATTTACCTTTGTAACCTTTCATACACTACAGATGTActatttaccttgctgtagtaaacagcGGCCGTTAGCTGTTTGTCGGAGCTGCTGTGCCACCACAGGTTGATCACGTGGTTGGGGAGCCAGCACAGGGTGAAGAGGACGACCACACCAATCACCATCAGGGTACTTTTCTTGTTCTGTAAATAAGATAAGGCTGATTATAGCTTGTATCTTATCAGGGATTCACTTGTTGTGGTCTTATCTCTAAATCCACATGAAAGATAAAATAAATAACGTTATTgcaaggctaattgcagacaaacaagtacatggaaatacatgggaatcaaaaatagttatctagactactgtgaagttctaagttaactaaggttgactatggttgggtttgacttcttttttgaaggcagtcaaaaatgaagagacccacgttatgaaccgtaagtgggtttgttgattttagtagtaataTGGATTTTTgaaagctattcaaatggtgaaagcaaggggaattaacggaaactgttttatataatttgcTTCTTTCagcgtcatatagagggcatttgcaaatgaaatgtatttcattttccactgcgttcattgtacaaaacttacacattctctcgtgagcgggcagctttttatatctacccttttctatttctagtggatgtgcgcttattcgtatcttacacacagctgaccgttgggcaaaatctttgttggaaagatatttttcaattgagtattctgttttaacattcctatTAAATCTaaacttactgtcatcgatagataatttataaagaaaactttgaatgtaaatactaaatgtcggtcagcctttttcttaacaatgtacatatatgctgtatgtctagatcgggattgttggcgttccagataaaggagtaAGATAAGAATATATACATGACAATGCTGGCTTATATTTTTGGCGTTTGTTTGAAAGTTTCAGGTAGATTTCATAAAAGTAAAAGCTCGTTATGTATGCTAATTGcatgattttcttcttcttgtcttaAAACACGTTTGTTATTACACACGCGTTAATCGATGACAACATAAAGCCTTGCTGacatgattatatggatgaaatcCTAAATGCACCCAGAAATCGATGCGAGCGCacaaaagttgcctttattatgaaatattaAGTGGCCAGGAAGGGTTAGAAATGGACAACATCTCTACAGAACATGATGTACTGAACAAAAATCTTAGTTTTTCTCTCTTAGATatctttgacttttgaattcTTCGCTCAGGGCTTGCAATGGATTTGTGCAAGGAATCAATGTCCgtcaaaatctaaaatattttcaaagtaacaGATATTCTAGATAAAAGCATccgttcatgtttttgttttttcatttgTAGAAGAAATTTGATTTTGTAGCACTATGGTCGCAACCgttgttttttttggtttgaaatGGGCGAACATTGCCCGCGGatatcattcatataatcaactcagcatgattatatgaatgagaAGACGTTAAAAGAGACGCCGCACCTTGTCTACATTGATCTGCGGGACGGTGACGTTATCGAAGCGATGCCAGAGTCGGTAGATGATGGGCACACAGCTGATCAGGCAGATTACAAAGGGGATGAAGTAGGTGGACAGGACGTTGTAGATCATGTATCCTTTCTCGTAGGCCTTGGACGGCCAGACCGGGCGGCAGACCGTCTGCCACCCGTAAGGTTCCCAGTTCAGCTCCACCAGGCGGTAGTGCATGAGGTCCGGGATGGCCATCAGGAAGGACACTGCAGACAAATGTTACATTCTTCACAATCAACTTAGAATGCTGTATATCGGCACTATATTACATTGACGAATGCAAAGTGCATGTCAATAAGGACAGGGTTATCCAGAGCGTGAAGAAAAAAGTTTGTACCTATAATGTGTAAGCGATAACAACAAAGGTATAAAACTTCAAGAGCAAAAGGACAGAGCTGATCTGTGGTCTCCAGAAAACTGCTAGTACAGTTGTTTTAAGTATGGACGATATCAAGACTCTGACAGCTGAATTATAGTGCTAGAAGCTTAAGTAAAATCTCTGAGTAGGAGAGAACATAATTTACTGTCGTCATGGTGATGTGGATCTATAATTTTAGACAACGATACAGAGCATTGTAACTCGTTCCCTGGGGTAAAGTTTAAAGGTTAATGgcaatgagttttttttttgcatttcaacATTACTACTTATTCTTACGAGAATCACATCAGGATCTTGGAAAGGGATACAACACATCTTAGTGTCATAAGATGGGGCCAAACGAGGAGGAGCTTCCTCACTGGCTTTAAGTCAGGTGGAGCTGAGCCTTAAGAGAAATTTTGGAGTTTGATTGGTATGTTAGGTAAACAGCCCAGCTCTGTTTGTAAGGGAGTAAACATGTGGTAGAACGGTTTCTGACGTTTAAGGGTAAGTTCATCCAAGAAAGGGAATTAGAGATGATTTACTACATTTTCAGTGTTAAAGGGAACAGGGATTGTTTAAAAGCTATATGCCAGGATGGTGCAGAGTCACATGTAGTTGGAAGGATAAGCCCTTGTAAGTACTGCTGTGCTAAGGCCTTCTATCATTTTTAGGTACCTGATAATTTTGTGCTTTTACCTTATAGGTTAGCAAGAGTTTCCCAGCTAACATCAGATAACCCTCAATATttttgcaccccccccccccatggctCGTTCTTAAAAAACTACTACAAAATTGTGGACCAAAACGACCAGAATGATAGAAAGACATAAGTAGTAAGGTGAAGTAAGCCCCGGTGCTCGACATGAGATACAACCTCTGtcaacataatatatatatttatcacTAGTAGACTTTAATCCTTCTTGTGCTGAATGTCATAAAATCTGTGTTCAGATGATGGGCGTAGTAAGTCCGGGAGAGTTAACTTTTGTCAGCTGAAATCCAATAAACACTACTGACGGATAACAGACCTTAATCATTCTCATGCTGGAAGGCATTGATACTACTTATGGTGGTAAAATATCACCAGCTACTGGTCAGAACAATTTATTTGCTGAGACAGGATAATCAATAGATATTCCCGTCAGCGACTTGTCATTAGCAAAACGATTAGCACCAGGTGATAGGCGATCAATCAAGTCATTAACGGGAACAAGGAAAAGAATAGGCTCCTTTGGGCGCTACTTTTTAGAATATAAACCGTATGACAACATGCTGCGTTCCATCGGTAATATActatggtgtttttgtttttgcgtATGGTATTCGACAGGTTGACCAATATTCTGACAGCACTAAGAATGTAGTGTAAATATAAATAGAGAGATAtgtagaaagatagatagatagatggattgatagatagatagatagatagatagatagatcatATATTTATATCATATGACTATATCATGATTATTAAATAATAATCTAACATCTTCGACTAATGATATTTATGACGTTATTATAtaacattattaccttcgcgacgaatggtttcgtcgagaaggttatgcgacggtgcttgtctgtgtgtctgttagtgaacagaataagtcgagaacgcctggatggtttgttgtcgtagttggtgtgtcggtgtgtatgtggcaaatctcaagatgattagattttgggcgaagtgttttgcataattaacgagaaaagtgtaaaaatgtgttcaattgtatgctttactatgcgttctggttgcgacggggatattgatacgggtagattgggggcaaagttggtcatgaggggtcatgaggggtcatgaggcagtcagttacatgtactgcagctgccagggacaaattggctatcagccagctgtagggcagatacaagagataggcttgcccatgcagtaatgctttaaagcactaaaacaagggctcagaaaaggattcaccttaattgcaagccccaaaaattcttatgcaccagaaagccacatctgtctactttagaatcatgcaaagaaaatagacagttgaccagctcgttctctcgtaacagctgacagacgaaaacaatcgtcaactttgacctactcccagcctggaagagtccactcggagcatgtgaaaccaaaccacaaagatatctccttacaccaattaaaagactgaaacatacaaattttgaccaaagttggatatacacggccttatatgagtaagaacagtcattaatgcagtgccacagcatgggaataccgagcatgtctgtgtgtctgttagtgaacacgataagtcgagaattcttggaaggattgtcttggtatttggtatgttggtaggtctcgatgaaacctgaaaatgattagattttgggccccctatcggcttgttacggtactgcagcggaacttcatgttatgatatctcgtgttgtggacatgctatggaactgatttttaagtggtagatagctcgttgggcagagagtaagtggtataggcttgggccccctagcaacttttttggaactgcaggggtaggttttgcttcagactttgaaagggaataactcaagaagggcttgatggaaggtcatgattttttgcatgtacatagcttgagcgatgatgtacatgattggatacttattatgcaaatcagtaactaatttgcataattaatgaggaaagtttatacattcatcaatttccatgataggactcgcaaacatgtgacatatgtaactgaggaagagagaaatattaatagatatcagctatgcaaatgagaacctcatttacataatcaatgagaaaataatataactcgagatgggcttgatggatggtcatgatttttggtatgtagatagcttatgtgatgctttgtatgattggatgataattatgcaaatcagattataattaatgaggcaattttaaaaacctgctgtgttcca
This genomic window contains:
- the LOC136421937 gene encoding galanin receptor type 1-like, encoding MAIPDLMHYRLVELNWEPYGWQTVCRPVWPSKAYEKGYMIYNVLSTYFIPFVICLISCVPIIYRLWHRFDNVTVPQINVDKNKKSTLMVIGVVVLFTLCWLPNHVINLWWHSSSDKQLTAAVYYSKFVGICLSYANSAMNPFVYAIVGDSFRDCIKQTFSKNDHQQLSARTSRTCVKRTCPVNSRIVTRNLSGLSRTYSTKVQLHHGTVSNETEEKLTKFTFLESSV